The sequence CAAGCGCCCCAAGGCCACCGGCTTCGCTCGCCACGTACACCGTCCCGGCCACGACCGCGGGCTGCGAGCGCGCGTTGACCACCTCCCCAAGGGACCGGGCCCACTTGAGGGTGAGGCGCGGCACCTGGGGCGCCGCCAGGCCCGACGTCCCGGTGAAGCGTCCATTGGACTCGGTGGCGCCCCACGACGCCCAGGTCATCCCCGGGCGCGCCGGCGGCGCGCAGGTGGCTTCCTGCGAGTGACTAGTGATTGGCAGCGCTACCGCCGCAGCGAGGAGGGCGAACGAACGCATCGGTGACTCCAGGTGACCGGTGACAGGGTCAGCCTACGCACGCCGTTGGCCGCCCCGTTTCGGCAAAGTTGCGAACGGTATCCGTGGCGTTGTCGACGGCGGCCAATCGGCCCGGCACCCGATTGAGCCCGGCGCCCAGGGTCCCTAACCTCCTCGACATGGTCCCCACACCCACACCGGGGCTCCCCGTCCCCTGGCCCCTCCGGGCACGACTCTTCGCCTGGAGTGTGCCCACGCTGCTTGGGGTGCCATACGTCCTGATCACCCTGCGCGCCACAGGGCAATCGGTGGCGCCGTGGCAGGTGTTGGCCATCCTCGTGGCCACCTGGCAGGTCTGGACGGTCCTCACCGGCCCGATCGTGCACCTCGCCGATCGCTTCCCGGTCGACGGGCTGCGCCCGCTGCGTCGCCTGGCCCTGCATGGTGGCGCAGCACTCGCGGCGGTCGTGGTGCAGGCGATGGCGACGACGACCACCTCCTGGCTGCTCGTCAATGACGGCACGCCGTGGGTGGCGGTCTTCGCCTTCTGGCTTGCCCTGCTCCTGCCTGCCGGGGTAATCGTCTACGCCGCGATCGTCGCCTTGCGGACCGCGCAGCGCCAAGCCGCCGAGCGCCTCGCGCGCGAGCGACACTCCCAGCAACTCGCCGTGCAGCTGGCCGACGCGCAGTTGCACGCCCTGCGCGCTCAGGTGCAGCCGCACTTCCTGTTCAATACGCTGAACGCGGTCATTGCCCTGGTGCGCGATGTGGATACCCCACGTGCCGAAGCCGCGCTCGTGGCGCTCGCCGAGTTGTTACGGCACTCGCTGCGGTTCGGCGCCGCCCACGAGGTCTCGCTCGCGGACGACCTGGCCTTCTGTCGTCACTACCTCTCCATCGAAGCGCTGCGGTTCGGGGAACGCCTCGAAGTGGAGGTCGACGTCCCGGACGCGCTGGGGCCCCTGCGCGTGCCAACACTCCTGCTGCAACCGTTCGTTGAGAACGCGCTGCGCCACGGCCTGCGTCCCACCCGTGCCGCGATGCGACTGACGATCCGTGCTCGTGTGGCCGACGAGCGGCTCTCCATCGACATTCTGGATACGGGCGTGGGGCTCCCACCGGACCTCGAGGAGCGCATGGCCCGCGGGGTCGGCGTCTCCAACGTACAGGCGCGACTCGCCCAATTGCATGGTGCAGCCGCTGGTGCGTTGCTCACCCCACGGGACGGTGGCGGTACGTCGGCGCGCATCGTGCTGCCGGCGCTCGCCATGCCAGCCGTATGAATCGGCTGCGCGCCATCATCGTCGATGACGAGGCGCTCTCGCGCCGCGCGCTGCGGCAACTCCTCGAGCGCCGCGACGACATCGTGGTGGTCGCCGAGCGGGAACATGCCGTCGACCTCGTGCCGTCCGCACTCGAGGCAGATATCGTCTTCATGGACATTGAGATGCCCGAGCGTTCGGGGATCGACGTGGCCCGTGGCTGGCCGGCTGGCGGACCGGCGCTGGTGTTCGTCACTGCCTACGAGGGGTATGCTCCCTCTGCCTTTGACACCGAGGCTATCGACTACCTCACGAAGCCGGTGACGACGGAGCGCCTCGACCGCGCGCTGGCGCGCGTCCAGCGCACCCGGACCACGTCCGCGCGTTCTCCTGCGCGCCTCGTGGCACGCCTCGGTGACCGGGAGGTATTCGTTGAGCTGGAGACCATCGACGCCATCGAGGCGGACGGCGTCTATGCGGCGATCCATACGGCCGGGCGACGCCACCTGGTGCGGCGCGCCCTGGACGCCCTCGCGGAAGAGCTTCCCGTGGACGCATTCCTCCGCGTGCACCGCTCCTGGATCGTGCGACAACACGCCGTGACCCGCATGGACCGGGACCGCGCCACGGGCGCGTACCAATTGCGCCTGTCCTCAGGGCTCGTCGTACCAGTCAGTCGCCGACGCCTTGCCGCCGTGCGCCGCGTTCTTCGCGGTACCCCTTGACCGCCCGGTCCTCGATACCGCGAGGCGTCACCCGTCTGTAGTTCTCAGTTTGGCGGCACGGAGCGCCCCCGCTGGCAGTCCACCTTCCAGCACGGCGGCAGCGGCTTCGAGCGATCCTCATACGGGCGGAGGATCCAGTCGAAGAACGCCCACGTCCGGTTCCACGAGTCGATCTGCTCCGGTGAGTCCACGCGCTCGAGCGTTTGGGGATCGACGCGGCGGCTGAACGCATGCCCGACGCTCGCCCCCCAGGGCGCCGGATCCACGTAGACCTTCGTCTCCGCGAGGTCCGGCTTGAGGGCGCGAAGCTTCCAGACCATCTGTTGGTCCTCGACGTAGTTCACGTCCTCATCGTTCGTGGAGACGTGCACGAGGATCGGCACATTGAGCTTCTCCACCTGGTATAGCGGGGAGCGCTTCTCGTACTCCGCGCGCTTCTCATGCGGCATCCCCTGGATCCCTTCCTGCGTGGAGAAGCTGCGCGTGTAGGACGGCCCCTTGAAGGAAAGCCGGAAGAAGAGGTTGGTCACCGGCACGATGGCCGCCCCGCCCTTGAACGGATGCTGGTCGCGCATGATCGAGAGGGAGGTGATGAAGCCGCCATGGCTCCACCCCATCATCCCCAGCCGGTCCTGATCCACGTGCGGCAGAGTCTTGAGGTACTCCACGGCCGACATGGCGTCCGTGACTTCCTTTCCGCCGTAGTCGATCGCGTTGTGGTGCGCCTTGCCGTAGCCGGTGGAGCCGCGGTAGTCCGGCGCAATGATCACGTAGCCGCGCTGCACCGCCTCCCGGACGAACGGGAACATCGTGGGACCAAAGTTGCTGTGGACCCCGCCATGCACCCACACCATCGCCGCATGGCCCTTCACCCCCCGCTTCTGCAGCGGCTGGAAGACGTGGGCCGGGATCTCCATGCCGTCGGCAGTACTCTTGTAGGTCACCTTGGCGTAGTCCATCACGCCGCGGCTGCGCGCCGCCCACGTACTGTCGGACGCCTTGCGGCTGGCCATATCCCGGTCGTAATTGGCGACCGGATGGTCCTCGGGTTTGTTGCTGACGTACAGCTCCCGAATGCGCACGGAGTCCATGGCGCCGCGATGTTGGCCGTGCACCAGAGCGGGACCGAGGAACAGGACTGCGGAGGCCACCAGGAGGTCGCGTCGACGTCGCAAGGTGTGTGCTGACATGGACTTAGCGTGATGAATGGAGGAGGCACCCAGGGGATCGGGGGCGCCCCCAACATGGGGGCCGGACGCTGCATCGGCCAGATCGCCAATCCACCCGCCCACGAGCGGCGTAGTCCTGTCGGTGGCCGACCTCCCGTCCGGGCGGCGGAGACCACAATCTTCGGAAACTCCCTGCCGTCCTCATGGTCGACCCAGTTGCCCGGCCATCCGCGAGACCACCCGACGACGACAACGCCCGCCTTCTGGCGCGCCTGGTCGCCGGGGATGAGCGCGCCCTCGGGTCGCTGTACGATTCCTATGGAGCTGTCGTGTACGGACTTGCCCTCGCCATTACCCAGGATCCCCTCATCGCGGAGTCTGTCGTGACCGACGCGTTCGGGGATGTCTGGCGCGGGGCACGCTCGGTCACACAACCTGGCGAGTCGCTGTTCGCCTGGTTGTCGCGCGTGGTGCGATCACGCGCGCTGGCCCATCGGAGTCCGACGGGGCGACCGTCCCCAGCGCACCCGCCCGCCGCCTCGCAACTGGCCGTCGCCCTGGAGCGACTGGCGCCAGTCGAACGACAGAGTGTTGAGCTCGCGTATTTCGGCGGACTGAGTCGCGCCGAGATCGCGCGGGCGCTCGGCGAGTCCGAGGTGCGCATCGCCATGGCCCTGCGCAGTGCGATGGAGGGGCTGCGCGATCTGGTCGCCATTCCCTCGAGCGCCGTCACCCATCGGATGGTGGCCGGCATATGAGTGACCTCCGTGAACTGGCCGCAGCCTATGCGCTCGACGCCGTCGATCCCGGCGAACGGGCTGCGCTCGACGCGCTCGTCGCGCGCGACGCCGAGTTCCGCCGCGAGGTAGAGGCGTTCCGCGAGGTTGGCGCCCTGATGGCCTACGCCGCACCGGCCGCCACCGCCCCGGCGTCCCTGCGCGAACGCATCCTCGCTGACGCACGCACGGTCCGCAGCATCAGCACGGCGCCTGGTGCCCGGCCGGTGACGGTGACTCCATCGCGCTGGCGCCAGGTCGCGCCGTGGCTGCCCGCGGCCGCGTGTGCCGCATTTGCCGTGTTCGCGTACGATGGCCAACGCGAGGCACGTGAGGCAATGGTCGCGCTCTCCGGCGAACTCACGCAGGTCCGGAGCGAGCTGCAGGAGAAGGATCGGACGCTGAGTGCCTTCATGGGCCCCGAGGTCCACGTCGTCTCGCTCGCTGAGTCGAACAACAAGCCGACGGCGCGCGTCTACTGGAACCACACCCGCAGCGTCTT comes from Gemmatimonadota bacterium and encodes:
- a CDS encoding anti-sigma factor; its protein translation is MSDLRELAAAYALDAVDPGERAALDALVARDAEFRREVEAFREVGALMAYAAPAATAPASLRERILADARTVRSISTAPGARPVTVTPSRWRQVAPWLPAAACAAFAVFAYDGQREAREAMVALSGELTQVRSELQEKDRTLSAFMGPEVHVVSLAESNNKPTARVYWNHTRSVFIVTAFNVPRAPEGKTYQLWAISKALKAPVSMGTFNTDEEGRATIIVPVGTDVNAIGVVELCAMTLEPAGGSPGPTETPRLVGSWRHTD
- a CDS encoding response regulator transcription factor, whose translation is MNRLRAIIVDDEALSRRALRQLLERRDDIVVVAEREHAVDLVPSALEADIVFMDIEMPERSGIDVARGWPAGGPALVFVTAYEGYAPSAFDTEAIDYLTKPVTTERLDRALARVQRTRTTSARSPARLVARLGDREVFVELETIDAIEADGVYAAIHTAGRRHLVRRALDALAEELPVDAFLRVHRSWIVRQHAVTRMDRDRATGAYQLRLSSGLVVPVSRRRLAAVRRVLRGTP
- a CDS encoding S9 family peptidase, coding for MSAHTLRRRRDLLVASAVLFLGPALVHGQHRGAMDSVRIRELYVSNKPEDHPVANYDRDMASRKASDSTWAARSRGVMDYAKVTYKSTADGMEIPAHVFQPLQKRGVKGHAAMVWVHGGVHSNFGPTMFPFVREAVQRGYVIIAPDYRGSTGYGKAHHNAIDYGGKEVTDAMSAVEYLKTLPHVDQDRLGMMGWSHGGFITSLSIMRDQHPFKGGAAIVPVTNLFFRLSFKGPSYTRSFSTQEGIQGMPHEKRAEYEKRSPLYQVEKLNVPILVHVSTNDEDVNYVEDQQMVWKLRALKPDLAETKVYVDPAPWGASVGHAFSRRVDPQTLERVDSPEQIDSWNRTWAFFDWILRPYEDRSKPLPPCWKVDCQRGRSVPPN
- a CDS encoding histidine kinase gives rise to the protein MVPTPTPGLPVPWPLRARLFAWSVPTLLGVPYVLITLRATGQSVAPWQVLAILVATWQVWTVLTGPIVHLADRFPVDGLRPLRRLALHGGAALAAVVVQAMATTTTSWLLVNDGTPWVAVFAFWLALLLPAGVIVYAAIVALRTAQRQAAERLARERHSQQLAVQLADAQLHALRAQVQPHFLFNTLNAVIALVRDVDTPRAEAALVALAELLRHSLRFGAAHEVSLADDLAFCRHYLSIEALRFGERLEVEVDVPDALGPLRVPTLLLQPFVENALRHGLRPTRAAMRLTIRARVADERLSIDILDTGVGLPPDLEERMARGVGVSNVQARLAQLHGAAAGALLTPRDGGGTSARIVLPALAMPAV